The Triticum aestivum cultivar Chinese Spring chromosome 3A, IWGSC CS RefSeq v2.1, whole genome shotgun sequence genome includes a region encoding these proteins:
- the LOC123059422 gene encoding putative calcium-binding protein CML19 gives MVHAATTERFSSVFASFDRDADGRISAAELRLCMKAALGEDVSVEDGEALVALADTDRDQLLDEQEFLRLVAPPEPEEEEERCRGLREAFAMYEVKGEGCITPASLMRMLARLGSEQGIEECRAMIRRFDLNGDGVVCFDEFKVMMDA, from the coding sequence ATGGTGCACGCCGCGACGACCGAGCGCTTCAGCAGCGTGTTTGCCTCCTTCGACCGCGACGCCGACGGGAGGATCTCGGCGGCGGAGCTGCGGCTGTGCATGAAGGCGGCGCTGGGCGAGGATGTGtcggtggaggacggcgaggcgcTCGTGGCGTTGGCCGACACCGACAGAGACCAGTTGCTGGACGAGCAGGAGTTCCTCCGGCTGGTGGCGCCGCCGGAaccagaggaagaggaggagcggtgCCGGGGGCTGAGGGAGGCGTTCGCGATGTACGAGGTGAAGGGCGAAGGGTGCATCACGCCGGCGAGCCTGATGCGGATGCTCGCCAGGCTAGGGTCCGAGCAGGGCATCGAGGAGTGCCGCGCCATGATCCGCAGGTTTGACCTGAATGGAGATGGAGTGGTTTGCTTCGACGAGTTCAAGGTCATGATGGATGCCTAG